The genomic segment CGTTGAGGCGCGTTTTACCGGCCTCACTGATGACACTGCTATTATCGGTAAACAGCTCTGTCATCTGCAGGCTCACCACTTCACTGACTAAGTTTGAGGCATGGTCTGCCCCGGGCGCAATCGCCGGGCAAGCAGAGTCTGGCTCTACCGAAACATCGGCCAAATCTTCATCCAGCTCGTCGTTCAACGGCATACGCTCACCGGTTATCTCCAGCGCTGCAAGCAAATCGCCGGTAGATTCCAATACCTCTGCGTAAGCGATGTTCAGATCATGCTCACCATTAACCAGAGCACGACTGGACTGAAAGTATTCGTTTTCCGCATCCAATAGGTCTAACAAGCTTCGCTGGCCTATCTGGAACTGTTCGTTATAGGCTGCACGCACACGATTACTGGCATCACGATGGTTGCGCAGAGAAACGAGCTGATCGGCCAACTGCTTGGTATTGTTGTAGGATATTTGTGCGGTCTGACGCAGGTTGATACAAGCCTGATCGCGCTGATCCTTGGCCGCATCCACTTCTGCCAACGAGCGCTTCACCGCCGCGCGGTCACTGCCGCCGTTAAAAAGGTTGTAGGTCAGAGCGAGCTCTACGGCCCCCTCATTACCAAAATCGTCTGGATCGTAACGATCGTCAAACACGCCTAAGTTCTGCTCAGTACCATAGCGGGCACGCAATTCTAATTTAGGATAGTAGTTAGAGCGCTCCACTTTAACCGAGGCGTGGGCCGCGGAAATATTCTTTACCGCCGCGTGAAAACCAGGGTTACCTTGATAAGCGGCGTAGAGGACCTGCTTGATATCAGCGGGCAGATTTTGCTCGGTCAGATCTACGGGCACCAGCAACTGCGGTGGCAGCTCGCCCACCAAGCGCAGGTACTTGGCGGTCACATCGTGCAGGTTAGAAGCCTCAGTAATCAAGTTCGACTCAGCCAGGGCGACCCGGGCATCAACTTGGTCCAGGTCAGCGCGACGGCCCACCCCTTGGTCGACCCGATCTTGAATTTGGATTTTGACATCGAGATGCTCATCGTAATTATCTCGCGCCAAATCCAGCAGCTTGCGGTAACGAACCAAATGCTCGGCAATGGTGAAGGCTTCCAAGGCGACATTGTCAACGGAGTCCAAAAACTCCAGGTAACGCACCTGGCGCAAACCATCGAGTTGCGATACTTCGCCTACGGTTCGAAAGCCATTAAACAGCAATTGGGTGACGGATATCTCGGCACGATTAGTGGTGTAATCATCCCGATCGTCATAATCGCGCTCCATCTTGCCGGTACCAGCGGTCAAGTCAACTGAGGGAAAATAGTTGCCGCGGGCAGTACCCACATTGTGATCAGCGGCATGAAATGAATGAAGCGCCTCGCGCACCTGAGGGTTGTAATCCAGCGCGGTGATTACCGCGTCGCGACTATTATACGATTGCTCTTGCGCCAGAGCGTTTGCCCCCAGACCACAGGTAGCTGCTAAGCAGGCAATGACAGTTCCTTTTAAACGTGTTACTAAACGCATAATTTTCCCTCAAAAATAACTTTTTTCAGATTCTAGCCTACTTAACGAACGAGCGTAGCCAATCGCTTAGCTTGCTAACTAATTAGCAGCTATTAGCTACCTAAATAACCAATCCAGGTCACCCAAAACGACAGACGCCAGACTGCTCGAACTCGCCCAAACAACACCAGGTAACGATCAGGCCAAAACACTATAGATATAAAAAATGAAAAGCAATGCTGCCAAGACTTGCCGACAAGGGCACATTTTTCATCATTCTACAGACAGCAAGGCATAAAAAACAACATTTTCCTTACATTGGCTTATAAGAATTGGTTGTATAGTAAGCGAATTTATATGCCTTGGCTATGCTCTGGCAATTACAGCTCATAACACAAAGGATCTGAAAGAAGAGAGATGCAAAAAGAGGGAGCGACCCTCGCAAGGGCCGCGATACTTGAAGAGACAATTTAACTCAGTTCATAGCGGTCGATAATATCCCGCACCAATCCACTGCGTACAATGTCCTCACGCTCAAACTTATGTACGTAGACCGAGGCAAGATCACCGAGCTTATGCACGGCATCCGATAATCCGTTAGGACCGCGGATATCACTCTGCTCGACGTCGCCGTTGATAACAACTTTGCAGTCCTCACCAATACGAGTCAAAAACATCTTCATTTGCGCAACCGAAGTATTTTGTGCCTCATCCAACACTACAAAAGTTCGGTTATTGAAGGTCTTGCCACGCATAAATGCCAAAGGCGCTGCGACAATCCGCCCGTGGCGCAGGCAATAATCCACGGTTCCTGCTCCCAAACGCTCGTTTAAAATATCGCGAAAGGCATCGATATAAACCGAGAACTTCTCATCCAGAGCACCGGGTAAAAAACCCAGCTGCTCACCCGCCTCTACCGCCGGACGGGTCAGGATAATACGTTCGATGCGCCCCGACTCTAGCGCCTCTGCTGCCAAAGCCCCGGCACAATAACTTTTACCCGTACCGGCCGGGCCGATACCAAAAGTTAAGCTGTGGGATTTAATAGCGTCTATATATTGTTGCTGGGCGGAGGTTCTGGCGTGGAGGGGTTGGTTGGCACGCTGGGGAGCGTAGGCGGTTTCAAGTTGCTGGGAGCGGGATTTCATTTCGACAATATTGCCGTCATCCCTTCGCTGCTTTCGCCCCGATTTGCTGCGGCCTTTGCCGGGGGAGTAAGCGTCATCCATATCGTAGTGGTGGTTACTGCGTCTTGCGTGAGATCTTTTCGCCATGGGTATTGTCCCTTTCGGTTCAAAGTTAACACTGGCGCATCGCGTGTCAGGCCATTTTTTGTCTGCGGCCCGCGACGAGCCATTCCAGATTACGCGAAGAAAAATCACTCCTGTGGTTGGATGGATTGAAGATAACCCGGGTTATTGCTTGTTTGGAAAACACAATATATACCCTCGAAATTGATACTAAGCCCAATTTATTGTGTTGGTCAACGGCTTTTAACGTTTTTCTGCGCCCGCGTACCTTTTGCACCACAAACTGTCATAAAGCCTTAGCGAAAACGTAACACGCCCTAAATAAAGGCGTAATCTTAAGGGTATTTAGCCGCTTTAGGTCAGTCTGTGCTCGGGGTTTTGGCGGTAAAAGGCCACGTAAAGACGAAAGACATCAGGGTACTCTGACTTTAAAAGAGTGGGTAATTCAAAGAAAACTTCGGATGTTACCGCCACAAATTCCGCCGCGTTGGTAGCTGCGTAGCGATCAATGGGCGTCCTTTCACCTCGCGCCAGGCGGTCAGTTAAATTCTGGTAGGCACCGCTGAAGGTTTCGTGCCAGTCCTTAGGGGAGATCTCTGGCGGCAGAGGAAAAAAACCATCGGCGGCACCGTTGAGCATATCCAGCTTGTGCACGAACTCGTGGATCACGAGATTGTGACCATCAATAACGCCGGCGTGTGCGGTATCGTCCCAAGCGAGAATAACGCCGCCATGGCTCCAAGCCTCACCCAGTAAGTCGTGCTCAACCTCGTGAGCAATTCCGTATTGATCCACCTCGGTGCGACTGGCTTTAAAAGCCGCAGGATAGACAATCACAGACGACCAGCCCCGGTACCAATCGATCCCCAAATGCAAAATGGGCAAGCAGGCCTGCAAGGCGATCAATAATGCCATATTGCCCGTTAATACTTGCCCCTGAATACCGACAAAATCTTTGTCGTGCATAAACAGAATTGCCAGGCGGCGCAGCTGCGAGAGCTCGCTATCCGTCAAACCACGCAGCAAGGGAAGCTGCGACAGCACCTGCTGCCAGTCGCGCTCATCAATAGGGTTATTGCGTAATATTCGACGCTCACGCCACTGTTTGATCCACTGCAACACTGGCTTATCTCCTTGCGTGTTTTATTTTTCGGCAGAGCTATCTTCGTCTTTGGCTTTATTTTCGCTTGGTTTGCGGCGCTTGCCGATATTTTTCCGATCGCGCAAGCGTTGCTTCATTTTAGGCTTGTCATCTTTTTTAGACTTAGCGGCCTTTTTCTTTTGCGCTGGAGATTTCTTGGTCCCCGCCACCTTACCAGAGGCGCGAGTTTTTTTCGGGCCTTTGTAGTTGGCCTCAAAGCCAGTCACTTTTACTTTATTAGCCGGCCGCCCCAAAAACTGTTCAATTGCAGCCATACGATTCCAGGCTGGAGCGCTGACCAGCGAGATCACACACCCCTCTTTACCCATTCGGCCGGTGCGTCCGGCGCGGTGAATAAAACTCGGCACATTGTAGGGAAGCTCGGCATTGATGACTAAATCCACCCCGGAAATATCCAACCCACGCGCGGCCAGATCAGTGGCCACCAGTATGTTGGCTTCACCCGAGGTAAAAGCTTTGTGTACTTGCTTGCGTAGTTGGGCATCCATCTCGCCGTGCAAGCTTGCGGCGCGACAACCGGCCTGTTTTAACGATTCATTCAGAGCATTAGCTTGCTCACGCTTATTGACAAAAATAATCGCCCGGCGGAAATCACGCTGCTGCAAAAGTGCGGGTAATAAGCGCGCCACATGCTCGCGATCGTCCACCAGTATTTTTTCCATGGTGCGATTATCCATGGCGTTTTTCACCTGAATATCCGCCCGCTTATCGGCGTCGGTTAGGGCATTGATAAATTCCTCTACCCCAGCGCCCTGCAAGGTGGCGGAGAACAACAAGGTCTGCCGCTCGGGGTTGCAGTTCAGGGCAATCTGCGTCACCTCATTGGCAAACCCCATATCCAGAGTGCGGTCGGCTTCATCCACCACCAAAAATTCAAGCCCACTCAAATCGATACGCGCTTCACCCACATATTCGGCCAAACGGCCGGGGGTGGCCACGAGCAAATCCGCATCGCGTAAATAAGCCTCTTGGGTTTGTTTGTGATCGCCACCGGTAAGCGCCACCACGTTCACCGACTCGCGTTCACTCAGCTTGCGCCCCTGCTCAACAATCTGGCGCGCCAATTCACGCGTGGGCGACAACACCAAAGCGCGAATACGCCCGGCTTTACGCCTTTGGCTATGCAGCGACTGCATTATCGGCAGCAAAAACGCCAAAGTTTTACCCGAGCCGGTAGGCGCAGAAACCACGCAGTCTGAGCCGTCCAGTACCGCTTCTATAGTGCGCTCCTGCACTTCGGTGGGTTGCTCAATTCCCATACGCTGCAAGTTCTGCAACAGGGCTGGATGCTCAATATCGGAGAAAAAAGAAAAGTCGGACACGGCGTGCCTCTTGAAAAGCGCCGCACCTTAGGTGCGGCGTGTAAAGAAAGGAGTATAGAGCGAATTAACTCAGTGACGAGACGATTGAAATCATCACACCCGCGGCAATAGCTGAGCCGATCACCCCGGCCACATTCGGCCCCATGGCATGCATCAGCAAATAGTTTTGCGGGTTAGCCTCAAGGCCCAGCTTGTTGGAAACACGGGCCGCCATAGGCACCGCGGATACCCCGGCCGAGCCGATCAGCGGGTTAATTTTCTGCTTCACAAACAAGTTCATAAACTTGGCCGTTAGCACACCCATGGCGGTACCAATACCAAAGGCGACAATACCCAAGACCAGAATGCCCAGTGTTTTCGGGTCCAGAAATTTATCCGCAGCCAGCTTTGAGCCCACGGACAAGCCCAGAAATATCGTGGTGATATTGATCAATGCGTTTTGTGCAGTATCGCTCAAACGCTCCACCACGCCACACTCACGCATCAGATTACCGAAACAGAACATCCCCAACAAAGGCGCGGCGCTGGGCAGAATAAGTGCCACCAGAATCAGCAGAATCAGCGGGAAAACAATTTTCTCGCGGCGCGATACCACACGCATCTGCTCCATCCGGATCACCCGCTCTTCCTGGGTGGTCAGCAAGCGCATAATCGGTGGCTGAATCATTGGCACCAGGGCCATATAAGAATAGGCCGCCACCGCAATGGCCCCCAACAGCTCGGGCGACAAGATACTGGCCACATAGATAGCTGTAGGTCCATCGGCGCCACCGATAATACCAATGGCTGCAGCATCGGCAATGGAGAAATCGATAATACCGGTAACGGACAAACCCACTGCCCCCATTACCGTTGCGAAAATACCAAACTGCGCCGCCGCCCCTAAGAACAAGGTTTTAGGGTTAGCCAACAGCGGGCCAAAATCGGTCATTGCCCCCACGCCCATAAAAATTACCAAGGGCGCAACGCCACTGCCAATGGCTACGCTGTAAAAGTTGTACAGCATGCCATTGGCGTAGCCTAAATCGGTGGCCAGACGGTAAGCATCAGCTTGCACCGCCGCGGGCGCCTGTTGATAAGCGGCTGTCAGCGCTTTGATTCCGGCATCCGCTTGCTCTCCTAGCAGTTGCGCCAGCGGGCCTATGACCTCTGGGTAGCCGGAATAAAAGGCGTTTTCCACCGCCGACATGGACAAGCCAGCACCGGGAATGTTGGACAAAATACAGCCAAAACCAATGGGTACCAGAAGTAGCGGCTCAAAGCCTTTACGGATGGCGAGGAATAATAATCCCAGGCCGATCAGCATCATAAAACCCTGGCCCATGTCCATGTGGTAGATGCCCGAGTCGTGCCAAAGACGTAAAAAATTCTGCATAGTCTTCTCTCAAATTAAGCGGGCAAATTAGCTGATGCTCAGCAGGTTATCACCGGCGGCAACGGCGTCGCCGGCCTGCACGTTAATAGAAGCCACAGTACCGGCGCGCGGCGCACTTACCTCGGACTCCATTTTCATGGCCTCGAGTATCAGCAGAGTATCGCCTTCGCTAACCTGATCACCGGGCTTAACGGCCAAGCGCACGATAGTGCCACCCAATGGCGCGGGAACTGGCTCACCAGCGCCACCTGCCGCAGGCGCCGCTGCAGCACCTGCGGACGAACCGCCCACAGGGCCAATGCCGGTTATATCACCGCCGTTAGACACGGTGACTGTGTACTTCTGACCCTCGACCTCAACGGTGTAGATTTCATCACCGCCATCGGTGGTAGGGGCGCTGCCCTCTTTACCGGTAGGCACAGGTTCGAAGGCGTCTGGGTTACCGCGATTTTGTAAAAACTTAAGGCCAACCTGGGGAAAGAGCGCGTAGGTCAATACATCGTCTACCTGGCCTTCGCCTTCGGTCAGGCTGATGCCTTTTTCTTTAGCTTCGTTGAGCAGCTCGTCGGTCAACTTACCAAACTCCGGCTCGATCAGATCGGCCGGACGGCAGGTAATGGGGTCTTTATCGCCCAACACTCGCTGCTGCAATTCTTTGTTAACAGGCGCCGGAGCCGAACCATACTCGCCCTTTAACACGCCTTCGGTCTCGCGGGTAATGGTTTTATAGCGCTCGCCGGTCAAAACGTTCATAACCGCTTGCGAACCAACAATTTGCGAAGTAGGCGTCACCAGCGGAATATAGCCCAAGTCTTCACGCACGCGGGGAATCTCGGCCAGCACGTCATCGAGTTTATCGGTGGCGTTTTGCTCGCGCAGCTGATTTTCCATATTGGTCAGCATGCCGCCCGGCACCTGAGCTACCAGAATGCGTGAATCGACGCCTTTGAGGGCGCCTTCGAATTTCGCGTACTTCTTCCGCACTTCGCGGAAGTAACCGGCAATATCCTCTAGCAAATGTATATCCAAACCGGTATCGCGCTCGGTGCCTTCCAGCGTAGCCACCAGAGTTTCGGTGGGGCTGTGGCCGTAGGTCATGGACATGGAAGAAATAGCGGTATCGACGTTATCAATACCCGCCTCTACACACTTAAGGTTAGTGGCGTGAGCCAAACCGGTGGTGGCGTGGCTTTGCATATGAATGGGGATAGAACAGCTTTCTTTGAGACGCTTAACCAGCTCATAGCCCACATAAGGTTTCAGCAGGCCAGCCATGTCTTTAATGGCTATGGAGTCGGCGCCCATATCTTCAATGCGCTTACCCTGCTCGATCCAGCCTTCCAATGTATGTACCGGGCTAAGGGTATAGGCGATGGTCCCCTGAGCGTGTTTGCCCTGATTTTTAACCGCTTTCAGCGCCGCTTCGATATTGCGCATATCGTTCATGGCATCGAATACGCGGAATACATCCACACCGTTGGTAGCAGCACGCTCGACGAATTTCTCTACAACATCGTCGGCGTAGTGACGATAGCCCAACAGATTTTGTCCGCGCAGCAGCATTTGCATTTGCGTT from the Gilvimarinus sp. DA14 genome contains:
- a CDS encoding PhoH family protein yields the protein MAKRSHARRSNHHYDMDDAYSPGKGRSKSGRKQRRDDGNIVEMKSRSQQLETAYAPQRANQPLHARTSAQQQYIDAIKSHSLTFGIGPAGTGKSYCAGALAAEALESGRIERIILTRPAVEAGEQLGFLPGALDEKFSVYIDAFRDILNERLGAGTVDYCLRHGRIVAAPLAFMRGKTFNNRTFVVLDEAQNTSVAQMKMFLTRIGEDCKVVINGDVEQSDIRGPNGLSDAVHKLGDLASVYVHKFEREDIVRSGLVRDIIDRYELS
- the oadA gene encoding sodium-extruding oxaloacetate decarboxylase subunit alpha, with translation MSEAKKPLGITDVVLRDAHQSLFATRMRLDDMLPIAEKLDAVGFWSLETWGGATFDSCIRYLGEDPWHRIRELKKAMPKTQMQMLLRGQNLLGYRHYADDVVEKFVERAATNGVDVFRVFDAMNDMRNIEAALKAVKNQGKHAQGTIAYTLSPVHTLEGWIEQGKRIEDMGADSIAIKDMAGLLKPYVGYELVKRLKESCSIPIHMQSHATTGLAHATNLKCVEAGIDNVDTAISSMSMTYGHSPTETLVATLEGTERDTGLDIHLLEDIAGYFREVRKKYAKFEGALKGVDSRILVAQVPGGMLTNMENQLREQNATDKLDDVLAEIPRVREDLGYIPLVTPTSQIVGSQAVMNVLTGERYKTITRETEGVLKGEYGSAPAPVNKELQQRVLGDKDPITCRPADLIEPEFGKLTDELLNEAKEKGISLTEGEGQVDDVLTYALFPQVGLKFLQNRGNPDAFEPVPTGKEGSAPTTDGGDEIYTVEVEGQKYTVTVSNGGDITGIGPVGGSSAGAAAAPAAGGAGEPVPAPLGGTIVRLAVKPGDQVSEGDTLLILEAMKMESEVSAPRAGTVASINVQAGDAVAAGDNLLSIS
- a CDS encoding sodium ion-translocating decarboxylase subunit beta, producing the protein MQNFLRLWHDSGIYHMDMGQGFMMLIGLGLLFLAIRKGFEPLLLVPIGFGCILSNIPGAGLSMSAVENAFYSGYPEVIGPLAQLLGEQADAGIKALTAAYQQAPAAVQADAYRLATDLGYANGMLYNFYSVAIGSGVAPLVIFMGVGAMTDFGPLLANPKTLFLGAAAQFGIFATVMGAVGLSVTGIIDFSIADAAAIGIIGGADGPTAIYVASILSPELLGAIAVAAYSYMALVPMIQPPIMRLLTTQEERVIRMEQMRVVSRREKIVFPLILLILVALILPSAAPLLGMFCFGNLMRECGVVERLSDTAQNALINITTIFLGLSVGSKLAADKFLDPKTLGILVLGIVAFGIGTAMGVLTAKFMNLFVKQKINPLIGSAGVSAVPMAARVSNKLGLEANPQNYLLMHAMGPNVAGVIGSAIAAGVMISIVSSLS
- a CDS encoding zinc-dependent peptidase, whose protein sequence is MLQWIKQWRERRILRNNPIDERDWQQVLSQLPLLRGLTDSELSQLRRLAILFMHDKDFVGIQGQVLTGNMALLIALQACLPILHLGIDWYRGWSSVIVYPAAFKASRTEVDQYGIAHEVEHDLLGEAWSHGGVILAWDDTAHAGVIDGHNLVIHEFVHKLDMLNGAADGFFPLPPEISPKDWHETFSGAYQNLTDRLARGERTPIDRYAATNAAEFVAVTSEVFFELPTLLKSEYPDVFRLYVAFYRQNPEHRLT
- a CDS encoding TolC family outer membrane protein; its protein translation is MRLVTRLKGTVIACLAATCGLGANALAQEQSYNSRDAVITALDYNPQVREALHSFHAADHNVGTARGNYFPSVDLTAGTGKMERDYDDRDDYTTNRAEISVTQLLFNGFRTVGEVSQLDGLRQVRYLEFLDSVDNVALEAFTIAEHLVRYRKLLDLARDNYDEHLDVKIQIQDRVDQGVGRRADLDQVDARVALAESNLITEASNLHDVTAKYLRLVGELPPQLLVPVDLTEQNLPADIKQVLYAAYQGNPGFHAAVKNISAAHASVKVERSNYYPKLELRARYGTEQNLGVFDDRYDPDDFGNEGAVELALTYNLFNGGSDRAAVKRSLAEVDAAKDQRDQACINLRQTAQISYNNTKQLADQLVSLRNHRDASNRVRAAYNEQFQIGQRSLLDLLDAENEYFQSSRALVNGEHDLNIAYAEVLESTGDLLAALEITGERMPLNDELDEDLADVSVEPDSACPAIAPGADHASNLVSEVVSLQMTELFTDNSSVISEAGKTRLNDFLARFAREGTVAAAWVNYSLSPSSSVVNQSMAASRATAVRDYLVINGMEVAKVKQSGSQDSPVQPATDLVEITVRYVSH
- a CDS encoding DEAD/DEAH box helicase, which gives rise to MSDFSFFSDIEHPALLQNLQRMGIEQPTEVQERTIEAVLDGSDCVVSAPTGSGKTLAFLLPIMQSLHSQRRKAGRIRALVLSPTRELARQIVEQGRKLSERESVNVVALTGGDHKQTQEAYLRDADLLVATPGRLAEYVGEARIDLSGLEFLVVDEADRTLDMGFANEVTQIALNCNPERQTLLFSATLQGAGVEEFINALTDADKRADIQVKNAMDNRTMEKILVDDREHVARLLPALLQQRDFRRAIIFVNKREQANALNESLKQAGCRAASLHGEMDAQLRKQVHKAFTSGEANILVATDLAARGLDISGVDLVINAELPYNVPSFIHRAGRTGRMGKEGCVISLVSAPAWNRMAAIEQFLGRPANKVKVTGFEANYKGPKKTRASGKVAGTKKSPAQKKKAAKSKKDDKPKMKQRLRDRKNIGKRRKPSENKAKDEDSSAEK